The Anaerohalosphaeraceae bacterium genome has a window encoding:
- the flgG gene encoding flagellar basal-body rod protein FlgG, giving the protein MLRAFSTAATGMDAQQTMVDIIAHNLANVNTNGFKRSCVNFQDLLYLKLRQADREVTSGVTAPSGLEVGSGVKIASTSRVFTPGTLENTGNELDMAIQGEGFFQVTLPNGELRYTRDGAFQKDANGYLVTANGYQLSPGITIPSDAMAVDIGTDGTVTVQTPSGVQVVGMIELYRFPNPAGLSAEGDNLYRETEASGAAVAGQAGQNGYGTILSMYLEKSNVEMVQELVNLITAQRGYEINSRCIRTGDNMLQQLSQLIR; this is encoded by the coding sequence ATGCTTCGTGCTTTTTCCACGGCGGCCACCGGCATGGATGCCCAGCAGACGATGGTGGACATCATTGCGCACAATCTGGCCAACGTCAATACGAACGGGTTCAAGCGGTCGTGTGTGAATTTTCAGGATTTGCTGTATCTGAAGCTGCGTCAGGCCGACCGCGAGGTGACGTCCGGTGTGACGGCCCCCAGCGGACTGGAGGTCGGCAGCGGCGTCAAAATTGCCTCCACCAGCCGGGTGTTTACACCGGGAACCCTGGAAAATACCGGCAACGAGCTGGATATGGCAATCCAGGGAGAAGGGTTTTTCCAGGTGACGCTGCCGAACGGGGAGCTGCGGTACACTCGAGACGGTGCCTTTCAGAAGGACGCCAACGGCTATCTGGTGACGGCCAACGGCTACCAGCTCAGTCCCGGGATTACCATTCCGTCGGATGCGATGGCGGTGGATATTGGGACGGACGGGACGGTGACGGTCCAGACGCCGTCGGGGGTGCAGGTGGTCGGAATGATTGAACTGTACCGCTTTCCGAACCCGGCCGGGCTGAGTGCGGAAGGGGACAATCTGTACCGGGAAACCGAGGCCAGCGGGGCGGCGGTGGCCGGTCAGGCCGGCCAGAACGGCTACGGAACGATTCTGTCGATGTATCTGGAAAAATCGAATGTGGAAATGGTGCAGGAGCTGGTGAACCTGATTACGGCACAGCGGGGCTATGAAATCAATTCCCGCTGCATTCGCACAGGGGACAAT
- a CDS encoding flagellar hook basal-body protein, with protein sequence MIDGAERIASGLNSLARQLEVTAHNAANAQTAGFKRRVLTFEQEYQKTLEALSGERSLRSNPIQTRQEIDFSQGRLIQTGNPLDVALEGRGFLTVQTPDGPMYTRNGCLQINALGQLTDSQGRIVAGENGPIHVPADAFGADIQISLDGVVRVGGVEAGRLRLADFGDKEGQLIPSGFGVFAAPAGLEPAPAAGVKVRQGYQEGSNVQLVQEMVNMLTLSRLYEANMNVLRRQRENSQAVLSAVNT encoded by the coding sequence ATGATAGACGGAGCGGAACGCATTGCATCGGGGTTGAACAGTCTGGCTCGGCAGCTGGAGGTGACGGCGCACAACGCCGCCAATGCGCAGACGGCGGGCTTTAAGCGCCGCGTGCTGACCTTTGAGCAGGAGTACCAAAAGACGCTGGAGGCCCTTTCGGGCGAGCGTTCGCTGCGCAGCAACCCAATTCAGACTCGCCAGGAGATTGATTTTTCCCAGGGACGGCTGATTCAGACGGGCAATCCGCTGGATGTGGCGCTGGAAGGACGGGGTTTTCTGACGGTGCAGACGCCGGACGGTCCGATGTACACCCGCAACGGCTGTCTGCAAATCAACGCCCTCGGGCAGCTGACGGACAGCCAGGGACGGATTGTAGCCGGCGAAAACGGGCCGATTCATGTGCCCGCGGACGCCTTCGGAGCGGACATTCAGATTTCGCTGGACGGGGTTGTTCGCGTCGGCGGGGTGGAGGCGGGCCGGCTTCGTCTGGCGGATTTCGGAGACAAGGAAGGGCAGCTGATTCCTTCCGGATTCGGGGTTTTTGCCGCTCCGGCGGGGCTGGAGCCGGCTCCGGCGGCCGGTGTGAAGGTTCGCCAGGGCTATCAGGAAGGGTCCAATGTTCAGCTGGTTCAGGAAATGGTCAATATGTTGACCCTCTCGCGGCTGTATGAGGCGAATATGAATGTGCTCCGCCGGCAGCGGGAGAACTCACAGGCGGTGTTGTCAGCAGTCAATACCTGA
- a CDS encoding flagellar hook-basal body complex protein, which produces MGSALSAGVSGLKAHQAMLDVAGNNLANVNTIGFKSSSVTFAELLSQTLKRASGPSNSLGGVNPQQMGSGVGIASIRVNTTQGNIVSTGQDLDVAIDGSGYFVLNNGLQNVYTRIGSFAVDARNMLVDPATGYRVQRIGNYGEAEGFQTVGDSNIRIPWDASMPARATTEITLNGNLRASAESTAATVNKIMANTAFTTGGGERVATANTFLSDLDQWTVPLPAGQTSRIAVTGTLEDGTPFTDYITIEGADPGSGPTVQDLLDQITAMFSNSTATLNSDGKIVITANQAGYNLAMITGMTYEPAGADAFQLPTFFDYVSIGGNDTKNFKITVYDNMGEQHVLSGTFVKTNTTNTWDLVIDSITGELRGSWDTYDIHNSSALNRRISGIEFNPDGSFKGISRPGEEAVIGVQFTSNPSSIQTIRLILGTPGEFTGLTQFASQQSSAAALTQDGYAAGALSNITIDQTGMIVGTFTNGVRVNIAAIQIGIFQNPGGLEAIGNGYFMPTANSGEPIATMAATGGAGKLTGQSLEQSNVDIATEFVTLMQAQNGYQANARTIRVANDVLRELTNLIR; this is translated from the coding sequence ATGGGTTCGGCGCTATCAGCAGGGGTATCGGGATTGAAGGCCCATCAGGCGATGCTGGATGTGGCGGGCAACAACCTGGCGAATGTGAACACCATCGGGTTTAAGAGCAGTTCGGTGACATTTGCGGAGCTGCTCAGTCAGACCCTCAAGCGTGCCAGCGGTCCGTCAAACAGTCTGGGCGGGGTGAATCCGCAGCAGATGGGCAGCGGCGTGGGGATTGCCTCGATTCGGGTGAACACGACCCAGGGGAATATCGTCTCGACCGGTCAGGATTTGGATGTGGCAATCGACGGCTCGGGTTATTTTGTTCTGAACAACGGGCTGCAGAATGTCTATACCCGCATCGGGTCCTTTGCCGTGGATGCAAGAAATATGCTGGTGGACCCGGCGACGGGATACCGGGTGCAGCGGATCGGCAACTACGGGGAGGCGGAGGGCTTTCAGACAGTAGGCGACTCGAATATCCGCATCCCGTGGGATGCTTCGATGCCGGCCCGGGCGACGACGGAAATTACGCTCAACGGCAACCTGCGTGCGTCGGCGGAAAGCACGGCGGCGACGGTGAATAAGATTATGGCCAACACGGCCTTTACCACCGGCGGCGGCGAGCGGGTGGCGACGGCGAATACTTTCTTGTCGGACCTGGACCAGTGGACTGTGCCGCTGCCGGCCGGACAGACCAGCCGAATTGCCGTAACGGGGACTCTGGAGGATGGTACGCCTTTTACGGATTACATCACGATAGAGGGGGCGGACCCCGGCTCCGGGCCTACCGTGCAGGATTTGCTGGACCAGATTACAGCGATGTTCAGCAATTCGACGGCGACGCTGAATTCAGACGGAAAGATAGTCATTACGGCCAATCAGGCGGGGTATAACCTGGCGATGATTACCGGGATGACGTATGAGCCGGCCGGTGCGGATGCGTTCCAGCTGCCGACGTTTTTTGATTATGTGTCCATCGGCGGCAACGATACCAAGAACTTCAAGATTACGGTCTATGACAACATGGGCGAGCAGCACGTGCTCAGCGGCACGTTTGTCAAGACCAACACGACCAATACTTGGGATTTGGTGATTGATTCAATTACCGGTGAACTGAGGGGGTCGTGGGATACCTATGACATCCATAACTCCAGCGCGCTGAACCGTCGGATATCCGGGATTGAGTTCAATCCGGACGGTTCGTTTAAGGGAATTTCACGGCCCGGGGAGGAGGCGGTCATCGGAGTGCAGTTTACCAGCAATCCGTCATCGATTCAGACGATTCGTCTGATTCTGGGAACCCCGGGGGAGTTTACCGGTCTGACGCAGTTTGCCTCCCAGCAGTCGAGTGCAGCGGCCCTGACGCAGGACGGTTATGCAGCCGGAGCCCTTTCGAACATTACAATTGACCAGACGGGGATGATTGTCGGGACGTTTACCAACGGGGTGCGGGTGAACATTGCAGCGATTCAAATCGGAATTTTCCAGAACCCGGGCGGTCTGGAAGCGATCGGCAACGGCTACTTTATGCCGACGGCCAACTCCGGGGAACCGATTGCCACGATGGCGGCAACAGGCGGGGCGGGAAAGCTGACCGGCCAGAGTCTGGAGCAGTCGAATGTGGATATTGCGACGGAGTTTGTGACGCTGATGCAGGCCCAGAACGGCTATCAGGCGAACGCCCGGACGATTCGGGTGGCCAACGATGTGCTGCGTGAACTGACCAATTTGATTCGGTAA
- a CDS encoding flagellar hook capping FlgD N-terminal domain-containing protein, whose translation MPSIQSAAEQKLDFMKLLVTELQYQNPLEPMDNHQMAAQLAQFTQLELTEKMNSNLETINQTISRMNVGFAGAMLMAEIEYARSLLGHTITFFSDTYQQSLEGSVKGIRFVSGEPVLQVEAKNPLNGSALETVNVTLDQVNSIQ comes from the coding sequence ATGCCCTCGATTCAGTCTGCGGCAGAACAAAAACTGGATTTTATGAAGCTGCTGGTGACGGAACTTCAGTATCAGAATCCGCTGGAACCAATGGACAACCATCAGATGGCGGCGCAGCTTGCCCAGTTTACCCAGTTGGAACTGACGGAAAAGATGAACAGCAATCTGGAAACCATCAACCAGACCATCAGCCGGATGAATGTCGGATTTGCCGGAGCGATGCTGATGGCGGAGATTGAATATGCCCGTTCGCTGCTGGGGCATACAATTACGTTTTTCAGCGATACTTATCAGCAATCCCTGGAGGGAAGTGTCAAGGGGATTCGGTTTGTCAGCGGCGAGCCGGTTTTGCAGGTGGAGGCAAAAAATCCTCTGAACGGTTCGGCACTGGAGACTGTCAACGTGACTCTGGATCAGGTTAACAGCATTCAATAA
- a CDS encoding sigma-54 dependent transcriptional regulator, with product MTLEKILVVGRQPNTQQAARPFAKKLYAADETDDVWELLEAVEPNLIIFGEDIERTEILRTLRAFRQSSLQRPVLIAGSINCPALETYLSEYQHAECVLNIENADDFSRAVQRLLLHQQESASDARFFMEDCPSSVSIVGKSRAMMQTLRMIRLVAQSSCNPVLIVGETGTGKELAARAVHILRNGSQQKFVAINCAALTANLLESELFGHTKGSFTSADRDKIGLLELAGTGTVFLDEISEMPLDLQAKLLRVLQERKFRKVGGLEEIDCRATIIASSNRNLLQEVEAGRFRKDLYYRLCVCPIPLAPLRAESRKDDILLLAEYFIQTSTICPEKKGKIKGLTSMAAEMLTRYHWPGNVRELKNVIERAILLESADRIGTSSLWLNPAFYFDAEQTQETSPAVPIKDFSLEKAERELVKKALEEAGWQKSRAASLLGITRATLYAKVKQYNLQEPEKKTQPVS from the coding sequence ATGACTTTGGAAAAGATTCTGGTCGTCGGCAGACAGCCGAACACACAGCAGGCAGCCAGACCTTTTGCAAAGAAACTTTATGCCGCCGATGAAACAGACGACGTGTGGGAACTTCTGGAGGCCGTCGAACCCAACCTCATCATTTTCGGCGAAGACATTGAACGAACCGAGATTCTGCGAACCCTCCGGGCCTTCCGGCAGAGCAGCCTCCAACGACCCGTTCTGATTGCCGGCTCCATTAATTGCCCGGCGCTGGAAACCTATCTGAGCGAATACCAACACGCCGAGTGCGTTCTCAATATTGAAAATGCCGATGACTTCAGCCGGGCGGTCCAGCGGCTCCTTCTCCACCAGCAGGAATCCGCCTCCGACGCCCGCTTCTTCATGGAAGACTGTCCTTCCTCCGTTTCCATTGTCGGCAAAAGCCGGGCCATGATGCAGACCCTTCGGATGATTCGGCTGGTGGCCCAGAGCAGCTGCAATCCGGTGCTGATTGTCGGCGAAACCGGCACCGGCAAGGAGCTGGCCGCCCGCGCCGTCCATATCCTCCGCAACGGCAGCCAGCAGAAATTTGTCGCTATCAACTGTGCCGCCCTGACCGCCAACCTGCTCGAAAGCGAGCTTTTCGGACACACCAAGGGCTCCTTTACCAGCGCAGACCGTGATAAAATCGGCCTGCTCGAGCTGGCCGGAACCGGAACCGTTTTTCTCGATGAAATCAGCGAAATGCCCCTGGACCTGCAGGCCAAACTCCTGCGCGTCCTTCAGGAGCGCAAATTCCGCAAAGTCGGCGGTCTGGAGGAAATCGACTGCCGGGCAACCATCATCGCATCCAGCAATCGAAACCTGCTTCAGGAAGTAGAGGCCGGGCGATTCCGAAAAGACCTCTACTACCGGTTATGCGTCTGCCCCATCCCTCTGGCGCCGCTTCGGGCTGAATCGCGAAAAGACGACATCCTGCTCCTGGCCGAATACTTCATCCAGACCTCGACCATCTGCCCGGAAAAGAAAGGAAAAATCAAAGGCCTGACCTCCATGGCCGCCGAAATGCTCACTCGATACCACTGGCCCGGCAATGTGCGGGAACTGAAAAACGTCATCGAACGAGCCATTCTCCTCGAATCCGCAGACCGAATCGGAACCAGCAGCCTCTGGCTGAATCCGGCCTTCTATTTCGACGCCGAACAGACGCAGGAAACATCCCCCGCTGTTCCCATCAAGGATTTTTCCCTCGAAAAAGCCGAGCGGGAACTGGTCAAAAAGGCTCTCGAAGAAGCGGGCTGGCAGAAAAGCCGGGCGGCCTCTCTGCTCGGCATCACCCGGGCTACCCTTTATGCAAAGGTCAAGCAGTACAATCTTCAGGAACCGGAGAAAAAAACCCAGCCCGTCTCCTGA